GCCCACGAGTTCCAATCCGTCCGCTGGGTCCAGCCGAGCGCTTTTCTCCTGGACTGGGTGCCCGATTTCAAACGCGAGGTCTTCGTGCGCGTCTTTTGGGACTTTTTTGGGGTGGAGCTGTGATACCAACCTCCAGAATTCACTGGTAGAATGGAGGGAAGGTGGTGTGGGGAAGAGGCGCTGAAGCGCGGGGGAGGGAGAGCGGCCTAGTGCCGAAAATGCCGGTGCCCCGTGAAGACCATGGCCATATCGTGCTCATCGGCGGCTTTGATGACGTCTTCATCGCGGATGCTGCCTCCGGGCTGGATAGCGGCGGTCGCGCCCGCTTTGGCGGCCGCGATGAGCCCGTCCGGGAAAGGGTAGAGGG
This portion of the Verrucomicrobiota bacterium genome encodes:
- the purH gene encoding bifunctional phosphoribosylaminoimidazolecarboxamide formyltransferase/IMP cyclohydrolase (involved in de novo purine biosynthesis), with protein sequence VFAASDRTLGIGAGQMSRVDSSRIAVWKASEAGLSLKGSVVASDALYPFPDGLIAAAKAGATAAIQPGGSIRDEDVIKAADEHDMAMVFTGHRHFRH